A genomic segment from Microcella flavibacter encodes:
- a CDS encoding GNAT family N-acetyltransferase, which yields MDAAGAQRADGPAARPPLLIAVDSPHAPDVVALIERHLSGMLEFSPPESVHALAAEALAEESVTLWSARIEGRLAGLAALRTMAGEPDGPHGEIKSMRVADAFLRLGVGRTLLRHLLAEAAQRGMTRLWLETGSTPDFAAARVLYASEGFDECGPFGAYAPDPFSVFMTRAIDRAVHPTTGAGGGGPAALR from the coding sequence GTGGATGCCGCCGGCGCGCAGCGCGCCGACGGGCCGGCAGCCCGGCCGCCGCTGCTCATCGCGGTCGACTCGCCGCACGCCCCCGACGTGGTGGCGCTCATCGAGCGGCACCTCAGCGGCATGCTCGAGTTCTCGCCGCCCGAGAGCGTGCACGCCCTCGCCGCCGAGGCCCTCGCCGAGGAGTCGGTCACGTTGTGGTCGGCCCGCATCGAGGGGCGCCTCGCGGGGCTCGCGGCGCTGCGCACCATGGCGGGGGAGCCCGACGGCCCGCACGGCGAGATCAAGTCCATGCGCGTCGCCGACGCCTTCCTGCGGCTCGGCGTCGGCCGGACTCTGCTGCGGCACCTCCTCGCCGAGGCGGCGCAGCGCGGCATGACGCGCCTCTGGCTCGAGACCGGCAGCACCCCCGACTTCGCGGCCGCCCGCGTGCTCTACGCGAGCGAGGGCTTCGACGAGTGCGGGCCCTTCGGCGCGTACGCCCCCGACCCGTTCTCGGTGTTCATGACGCGGGCGATCGACCGTGCGGTTCACCCCACCACGGGGGCAGGCGGCGGGGGCCCCGCGGCTCTACGATGA
- the lysS gene encoding lysine--tRNA ligase — protein MSDTPAPEGAEPTAAETAPPAEPSADERAEQAAEIAEQKQVRLDKRQRMLDLGLDAYPVGLAVTDTIPTVRARHPELAPDTATGERVALAGRVVFSRVTGKLCFATLQSGEGERLQVMVSLAEVGQESLDRWKEFVDLGDHVFVEGEVITSRRGELSIMVAAWSIAAKAILPLPNLHNELGDETRVRQRYLDLIVREQARTTVRARAAAVASLRATFAEHGYLEVETPMLQTMHGGASARPFTTHSNAFDTELFLRIAPELFLKRAVVGGIERVFEINRNFRNEGADSTHSPEFAMLEAYQAYGDYHQMADLTQEMIQNAALAVAGSHVVTWADGTEYDLGGEWDRLSMYGSLSAAAGVEITPETPMAELKKLADAVDIEIDHPLPGKYVEELWEHFIKGDLVRPTFVMDFPLDTSPLVREHRSLPGRVEKWDLYIRGFELATAYSELVDPVVQRERFVAQATLAAGGDPEAMRLDEAFLTALEHGMPPSGGMGMGIDRLLMALTGLGIRETILFPLVK, from the coding sequence ATGAGCGACACCCCCGCGCCCGAGGGCGCCGAGCCGACCGCCGCCGAGACCGCGCCGCCCGCCGAGCCGAGCGCCGACGAGCGCGCCGAGCAGGCCGCCGAGATCGCCGAGCAGAAGCAGGTGCGCCTCGACAAGCGGCAGCGGATGCTCGACTTAGGGCTCGATGCCTACCCCGTCGGCCTCGCCGTCACCGACACCATCCCGACCGTGCGGGCCCGCCACCCCGAGCTCGCCCCCGACACCGCCACCGGGGAGCGCGTCGCGCTCGCGGGCCGCGTGGTCTTCTCGCGCGTCACCGGCAAGCTCTGCTTCGCCACGCTGCAGTCGGGCGAGGGCGAGCGCCTGCAGGTCATGGTGAGCCTCGCGGAGGTCGGGCAGGAGAGCCTCGACCGCTGGAAGGAGTTCGTCGACCTCGGCGATCACGTCTTCGTCGAGGGCGAGGTGATCACGAGCCGCCGCGGCGAGCTCAGCATCATGGTCGCCGCGTGGTCGATCGCGGCGAAGGCGATCCTGCCGCTGCCGAACCTGCACAACGAGCTCGGCGACGAGACGCGCGTGCGCCAGCGCTACCTCGACCTCATCGTGCGCGAGCAGGCCCGCACCACGGTGCGGGCGCGGGCCGCGGCGGTGGCGAGCCTGCGGGCCACCTTCGCTGAGCACGGCTACCTCGAGGTCGAGACGCCCATGCTGCAGACGATGCACGGCGGAGCATCCGCCCGCCCCTTCACCACCCACTCGAACGCCTTCGACACCGAGCTGTTCCTGCGCATCGCGCCCGAGCTGTTCCTCAAGCGCGCCGTCGTCGGCGGCATCGAGCGGGTGTTCGAGATCAACCGCAACTTCCGCAACGAGGGCGCCGACTCGACGCACAGCCCCGAGTTCGCGATGCTCGAGGCCTACCAGGCGTACGGCGACTACCACCAGATGGCCGACCTGACGCAGGAGATGATCCAAAACGCGGCGCTCGCCGTGGCCGGGTCGCACGTCGTCACCTGGGCCGACGGCACCGAGTACGACCTCGGCGGCGAGTGGGACCGCCTGAGCATGTACGGCTCGCTGAGCGCGGCCGCGGGCGTCGAGATCACGCCCGAGACGCCGATGGCCGAGCTGAAGAAGCTCGCCGACGCCGTCGACATCGAGATCGACCACCCGCTGCCCGGCAAGTACGTCGAGGAGCTGTGGGAGCACTTCATCAAGGGCGATCTCGTGCGGCCGACCTTCGTCATGGACTTCCCGCTCGATACGAGCCCGCTCGTGCGCGAGCACCGCAGCCTGCCGGGCCGGGTCGAGAAGTGGGATCTCTACATCCGCGGCTTCGAGCTCGCCACCGCCTACTCCGAGCTCGTCGACCCGGTCGTGCAGCGCGAGCGCTTCGTCGCGCAGGCGACCCTCGCGGCGGGCGGCGACCCCGAGGCGATGCGCCTCGACGAGGCCTTCCTCACCGCGCTCGAGCACGGCATGCCCCCCTCAGGCGGCATGGGCATGGGCATCGACCGCCTGCTCATGGCGCTCACCGGTCTCGGTATCCGCGAGACCATCCTGTTCCCCCTGGTGAAGTGA
- the panC gene encoding pantoate--beta-alanine ligase: protein MRVAPPRSAASIVIHPHVVTTIADLRTRLDADRAAGRRVALVPTMGSLHDGHLSLVEHAAGIADVVVVSIFVNPLQFGPTEDFEQYPRDLEADRAALAGHPAALVFAPAVDEMYPLGPLQTRVTAGAVGGLFEGRSRPGHFDGMLTVVAKLLNIVQPDAAVFGQKDAQQVHLVQRMVRELDIRTAIAVAETVRADDGLALSSRNAFLDERQRRAARSIPLALEAAQSAGDRGIDAVLAAAQGVLMGEPGIELDYFAVVDPATFRPVPDEFRGRARALVAARVGATRLIDTETLVLG from the coding sequence ATGCGCGTCGCGCCCCCGAGGAGCGCAGCGAGCATCGTGATCCACCCCCACGTCGTCACCACCATCGCCGACCTCCGCACCCGCCTCGACGCCGACCGCGCGGCCGGGCGCCGCGTCGCCCTCGTGCCGACCATGGGCTCGCTGCACGACGGCCACCTCTCGCTCGTCGAGCACGCCGCGGGCATCGCCGACGTCGTCGTCGTGTCGATCTTCGTCAACCCGCTGCAGTTCGGCCCGACCGAGGACTTCGAGCAGTACCCGCGCGACCTCGAGGCCGACCGCGCGGCGCTCGCCGGGCATCCCGCAGCCCTCGTCTTCGCCCCCGCGGTCGACGAGATGTACCCGCTCGGCCCTTTGCAGACGCGCGTCACGGCGGGCGCCGTCGGGGGTCTCTTCGAGGGGCGGTCGCGCCCCGGCCACTTCGACGGCATGCTCACCGTCGTGGCGAAGCTGCTGAACATCGTGCAGCCCGATGCGGCCGTCTTCGGCCAGAAGGATGCCCAGCAGGTGCACCTCGTGCAGCGCATGGTGCGCGAGCTCGACATCCGCACGGCCATCGCGGTGGCCGAGACCGTGCGCGCCGACGACGGGCTCGCGCTGTCGAGCCGCAACGCCTTCCTCGACGAGCGGCAGCGCCGCGCGGCGCGCTCCATCCCGCTCGCGCTCGAGGCGGCGCAGTCGGCGGGCGACCGCGGCATCGACGCCGTGCTCGCCGCCGCGCAGGGCGTGCTCATGGGCGAGCCGGGAATCGAGCTGGACTACTTCGCCGTCGTCGACCCGGCGACGTTCCGCCCGGTGCCCGACGAGTTCCGCGGGCGGGCCCGGGCGCTCGTCGCCGCGCGGGTCGGCGCGACGCGGCTCATCGACACCGAGACGCTCGTCCTCGGCTGA
- a CDS encoding Rossmann-like and DUF2520 domain-containing protein yields the protein MTGRDGRLGIGIIGAGRVGPVLGAALAGAGHAIVGISASSEHERDRVEGILPGAPWLEVPEIIDRSELVIIAVPDGQLPGLVSGLAAVGAWHPGQLVMHTSAKHGVRVLDPARPAGIIPLAVHPALAFTGTSIDLVRLREAWCAVTAPGPVLPIAQALVVEMGAEPVVIAEEHRAAYADAIQSASDFSSAIVAQAMSGLRSIGVDNPGSVLGGVVRSAVENALRSPAVESLDLSELGDAAVDAPPPAAPGDDEPGTAP from the coding sequence GTGACCGGCCGCGACGGCCGCCTCGGCATCGGCATCATCGGGGCCGGCCGCGTCGGACCGGTGCTCGGCGCCGCCCTCGCCGGCGCGGGCCACGCGATCGTCGGCATCTCTGCGAGCAGCGAGCACGAGCGCGACCGCGTCGAGGGCATCCTGCCCGGCGCCCCCTGGCTCGAGGTGCCCGAGATCATCGACCGCAGCGAGCTCGTCATCATCGCCGTGCCCGACGGCCAGCTGCCGGGCCTCGTCAGCGGCCTCGCCGCGGTCGGGGCCTGGCACCCCGGGCAGCTCGTCATGCACACCTCGGCGAAGCACGGGGTGCGGGTGCTCGACCCCGCGCGGCCCGCGGGCATCATCCCGCTCGCCGTGCATCCCGCCCTCGCCTTCACCGGGACCTCGATCGACCTCGTCCGCCTGCGCGAGGCCTGGTGCGCCGTCACCGCGCCCGGGCCGGTGCTGCCGATCGCGCAGGCGCTCGTCGTCGAGATGGGGGCCGAGCCGGTCGTCATCGCCGAGGAGCACCGCGCCGCCTACGCCGACGCCATCCAGTCGGCGAGCGACTTCTCGAGCGCGATCGTCGCCCAGGCGATGAGCGGGCTGCGCAGCATCGGCGTCGACAACCCGGGCAGCGTGCTCGGCGGCGTCGTGCGCTCAGCGGTCGAGAACGCGCTGCGCTCGCCGGCCGTCGAGAGCCTCGACCTGAGCGAGCTCGGCGACGCGGCGGTGGATGCTCCGCCTCCCGCCGCCCCGGGCGACGACGAGCCCGGCACCGCCCCCTGA
- a CDS encoding PH domain-containing protein: MTEPSERAGAAGASVAAPTVEAARAAAVTDFADGDWHRLHPATPLFRGGIAFIAIIGLVVSNLRERLIQFFVGGSARAGGNIEDDPIDFIIQHELVLVVLGGTLGVLLLCVLGFWLSWRMHTFRITDEAVEVRSGILFRTNRKGRLDRIQGINIARPIVPRLFGAAKLEISVAGDDANVPLSYLGSRAADALRRDILNLASGARREAASDAPAAAGGAAGLIESRVGELLAPELDPGLVAEPASVVRMRPGRLIGSTLLSETTIILVAVVIGLIVTVITTGRTLAFIGVLPVVLGIGGFLVTRITRSLRYSIAATPDGVRVGFGLLSTTNETLPPGRIHSVKVSQPLLWRPFGWWQIAVNRASRSSAQGAAGQQQTTILPVGDLRDVQAVLGLLLPEVATDELRPVIERGMTSAGGDDGFVNSPKRARWLRWFSQRRNGFAVLGPAVLLRTGAIWRALTIVPFARMQSVAVRQGPLLRRLDLAAVAVHTVAGPITPAIGAVDRDAALALFDAVAAAAIRTAQADTTHRWRASGPTAAPSPEPAAAFDPPAPRADETALAPNPDWAPPAPPAPPEPRP, encoded by the coding sequence GTGACCGAGCCGTCCGAGCGGGCCGGTGCGGCAGGGGCGTCCGTCGCCGCGCCCACCGTCGAGGCCGCGCGCGCGGCGGCCGTCACCGACTTCGCCGACGGCGACTGGCACCGGCTGCACCCCGCCACGCCGCTCTTCCGCGGCGGCATCGCCTTCATCGCCATCATCGGCCTCGTCGTCTCCAACCTGCGCGAGCGTCTCATCCAGTTCTTCGTGGGCGGCTCCGCGCGGGCAGGCGGGAACATCGAGGACGACCCGATCGACTTCATCATCCAGCACGAGCTCGTGCTCGTGGTCCTCGGCGGCACGCTCGGCGTGCTGCTGCTGTGCGTGCTCGGATTCTGGCTCTCGTGGCGCATGCACACCTTCCGCATCACGGACGAGGCCGTCGAGGTGCGGTCGGGCATCCTGTTCCGCACCAACCGCAAGGGCCGCCTCGACCGCATCCAGGGCATCAACATCGCGCGCCCGATCGTGCCGCGGCTCTTCGGGGCCGCGAAACTCGAGATCTCGGTCGCCGGCGACGACGCCAACGTGCCGCTCTCCTACCTGGGATCGCGCGCCGCCGACGCGCTGCGCCGCGACATCCTGAATCTCGCCTCGGGCGCGCGGCGCGAAGCGGCATCGGATGCCCCGGCCGCGGCCGGCGGCGCCGCCGGCCTCATCGAGTCCCGCGTCGGCGAGCTGCTGGCCCCCGAGCTCGACCCCGGCCTCGTCGCCGAGCCCGCCTCCGTCGTGCGCATGCGCCCCGGCCGCCTCATCGGCTCCACCCTGCTGAGCGAGACCACGATCATCCTGGTCGCGGTCGTCATCGGACTCATCGTCACGGTGATCACGACGGGCCGGACCTTGGCGTTCATCGGCGTACTGCCCGTGGTGCTCGGCATCGGCGGATTCCTCGTCACCCGCATCACCCGGTCGCTGCGGTACTCGATCGCCGCCACGCCCGACGGGGTCAGGGTCGGCTTCGGGCTGCTCTCCACCACCAACGAGACCCTGCCCCCCGGCCGCATCCACTCGGTGAAGGTCAGCCAGCCGCTGCTCTGGCGGCCCTTCGGCTGGTGGCAGATCGCCGTCAACCGCGCCTCGCGCTCCTCGGCGCAGGGCGCGGCCGGCCAGCAGCAGACGACGATCCTGCCCGTGGGCGACCTGCGCGACGTGCAGGCCGTGCTCGGGCTGCTGCTGCCCGAGGTCGCGACCGACGAGCTGCGGCCGGTCATCGAGCGCGGCATGACCTCCGCCGGCGGCGACGACGGCTTCGTCAACTCACCGAAGCGGGCGCGCTGGCTGCGCTGGTTCTCGCAGCGCCGCAACGGCTTCGCCGTGCTCGGGCCCGCCGTGCTGCTGCGCACCGGCGCGATCTGGCGGGCGCTGACGATCGTGCCGTTCGCGCGCATGCAGTCGGTGGCCGTGCGCCAGGGCCCGCTGCTGCGCCGCCTCGACCTCGCCGCCGTCGCCGTGCACACCGTGGCCGGCCCCATCACGCCCGCCATCGGGGCCGTCGACCGGGATGCCGCGCTCGCGCTCTTCGACGCCGTGGCCGCCGCCGCCATCCGCACGGCGCAGGCCGACACGACGCACCGCTGGCGGGCGAGCGGCCCGACCGCGGCCCCGAGCCCGGAGCCGGCGGCCGCGTTCGACCCGCCCGCCCCGCGCGCCGACGAGACCGCGCTCGCCCCGAACCCCGACTGGGCCCCGCCCGCCCCGCCCGCACCCCCGGAGCCGCGCCCGTGA
- a CDS encoding PH domain-containing protein yields MGERLELAEGDWQRVSPKYIVVDVVGYVIFGGLLTAAGFLPYWLSGDAPWLALGIGLGVIFLLVIAFTPRRVRAIGYRLREDDLLFRRGILFQRFAAVPYGRMQLVDISRGPVARAVGLAELKFVTAAASSGVLIPGLPLETAEQLRDHLVALAETRRAGL; encoded by the coding sequence GTGGGCGAGAGACTCGAGCTGGCCGAGGGCGACTGGCAGCGGGTGTCGCCGAAGTACATCGTCGTCGACGTCGTCGGGTACGTGATCTTCGGCGGGCTCCTGACCGCCGCCGGATTCCTGCCGTACTGGCTGAGCGGCGATGCGCCGTGGCTCGCGCTCGGCATCGGGCTCGGCGTGATCTTCCTGCTCGTGATCGCCTTCACGCCGCGCCGCGTGCGTGCGATCGGCTACCGGCTGCGCGAGGACGACCTGCTCTTCCGCCGCGGCATCCTCTTCCAGCGCTTCGCCGCGGTGCCCTACGGGCGCATGCAGCTCGTCGACATCAGCCGCGGGCCCGTCGCCCGCGCGGTCGGCCTCGCCGAGCTGAAGTTCGTCACGGCCGCCGCCTCGAGCGGCGTGCTCATCCCCGGCCTGCCCCTCGAGACGGCCGAGCAGCTGCGCGACCACCTCGTCGCGCTCGCCGAGACCCGCCGGGCGGGCCTGTGA
- a CDS encoding DUF3180 domain-containing protein: MTRTRPLPLLVLAAIGFAAAFLLDVVLAMQGRPVLVPPVSLIVALVLIAAGLVALAWPVHRAAQGERRIDPFYAMRILVLAKASALGAALLTGAGAGILVYLLSRAVVPIGSSVTAAASLVAAAALLVAALVAEHFCSLPPEDEDQDEAAAAAS, from the coding sequence GTGACGCGCACCCGGCCCCTGCCGCTGCTCGTGCTCGCGGCGATCGGCTTCGCCGCCGCGTTCCTGCTCGACGTCGTGCTCGCGATGCAGGGACGACCGGTGCTCGTGCCGCCGGTCTCGCTCATCGTCGCGCTCGTGCTCATCGCCGCGGGCCTCGTCGCGCTGGCCTGGCCGGTGCACCGCGCGGCGCAGGGCGAGCGGCGCATCGACCCCTTCTACGCGATGCGCATCCTCGTGCTCGCGAAGGCGAGCGCGCTCGGCGCCGCCCTGCTCACCGGGGCCGGCGCAGGAATCCTCGTGTACCTGCTCTCGCGCGCGGTGGTGCCGATAGGGTCGAGCGTGACCGCGGCGGCGAGCCTCGTCGCGGCGGCGGCGCTCCTCGTGGCCGCACTGGTCGCCGAGCACTTCTGCAGCCTCCCGCCGGAGGACGAGGATCAGGACGAGGCCGCGGCAGCAGCATCCTGA
- the folK gene encoding 2-amino-4-hydroxy-6-hydroxymethyldihydropteridine diphosphokinase — MTTTLAVVALGSNLGDREATLGSAVAALDALPECRIHSVSSWHGTVAVTVDGPDPAKPAYLNGVALLETGLDAFQLLDGLRAIEQLHGRERHERWGDRTLDLDLIAFGELEIDSAELQVPHPRAHERDFVLAPWLEVQPDARLTGRGDVAALLAALPGPPAPAAEGPPA; from the coding sequence ATGACGACGACGCTCGCCGTCGTCGCCCTCGGCAGCAACCTCGGCGACCGCGAGGCGACGCTCGGCAGCGCCGTGGCCGCGCTCGACGCGCTGCCCGAGTGCCGCATCCATTCGGTGTCGTCGTGGCACGGCACCGTCGCCGTCACCGTCGACGGGCCCGACCCCGCCAAGCCCGCGTACCTCAACGGGGTGGCCCTGCTCGAGACGGGGCTCGACGCGTTCCAGCTGCTCGACGGGCTGCGCGCCATCGAGCAGCTGCACGGCCGCGAGCGCCACGAGCGCTGGGGCGACCGCACCCTCGACCTCGACCTCATCGCCTTCGGCGAGCTCGAGATCGACAGCGCCGAGCTGCAGGTGCCGCACCCCCGCGCGCACGAGCGCGACTTCGTGCTCGCCCCCTGGCTCGAGGTGCAGCCGGATGCCCGGCTCACCGGTCGCGGCGACGTCGCCGCCCTGCTCGCCGCCCTGCCCGGGCCGCCCGCCCCCGCGGCCGAGGGGCCGCCCGCGTGA
- the folB gene encoding dihydroneopterin aldolase: MTAAPQPPADGIRDRLTLTGIRAHAHHGIFGHERRDGQPFVIDVSLALDLAPAAGSDDIARTVHYGDLAVEIVEAVESDPVDLIETVAERIAALCLRHAAVHEATVTVHKPEAPIPVPFDDVSVTITRGRA; encoded by the coding sequence ATGACCGCCGCACCGCAGCCGCCCGCCGACGGCATCCGCGACCGACTGACCCTCACGGGCATCCGCGCGCACGCGCACCACGGCATCTTCGGCCACGAGCGGCGCGACGGCCAGCCCTTCGTCATCGACGTCTCCCTCGCGCTCGACCTCGCCCCCGCCGCGGGCAGCGACGACATCGCCCGCACCGTGCACTACGGCGACCTCGCCGTCGAGATCGTCGAGGCCGTCGAATCCGACCCCGTCGACCTCATCGAGACGGTCGCCGAGCGCATCGCGGCCCTCTGCCTGCGCCACGCGGCCGTGCACGAGGCCACCGTCACCGTGCACAAGCCCGAGGCACCCATCCCGGTGCCCTTCGACGACGTCTCCGTCACCATCACCCGGGGCCGCGCATGA
- the folP gene encoding dihydropteroate synthase — protein MTPVRPQIWGVLNATPDSFSDGGRYGDPLAAVAHARRLVADGADVVDVGGESTRPGAERVPGDVERGRVLPVVRALAEAGIRVSIDTMSAATAEAALDAGASIVNDVSGGLVDAAMAPLVAERGVDYVAMHWRGHSTAWDSASEYADVVTEVRDELRSRRDALLAAGIAPERLWLDPGLGFAKQPEHNWQLLRALDVIAQLGHPLLVGGSRKRFLGALLPEGAPVEDRDLPTAVLSALCAEAGVAAVRVHDARATDRALAVWAAWRGAA, from the coding sequence ATGACCCCCGTGCGCCCGCAGATCTGGGGCGTGCTCAATGCGACGCCCGACTCGTTCAGCGACGGGGGCCGGTACGGCGATCCGCTCGCGGCGGTCGCCCACGCGCGCCGGCTCGTCGCCGACGGCGCCGACGTGGTCGACGTCGGGGGCGAGTCGACCCGGCCCGGCGCCGAGCGCGTGCCGGGCGACGTCGAGCGCGGGCGCGTGCTGCCCGTCGTGCGCGCGCTGGCCGAGGCGGGCATCCGCGTCTCGATCGACACCATGAGCGCCGCCACCGCCGAGGCCGCCCTCGACGCCGGCGCGAGCATCGTCAACGACGTGAGCGGCGGCCTCGTCGACGCGGCCATGGCGCCCCTCGTCGCCGAGCGCGGGGTCGACTACGTCGCCATGCACTGGCGCGGGCACTCCACCGCCTGGGACTCCGCGAGCGAGTACGCCGACGTCGTCACGGAGGTGCGCGACGAGCTGCGATCGCGGCGGGATGCCCTGCTCGCGGCCGGCATCGCCCCCGAGCGCCTCTGGCTCGACCCGGGCCTCGGCTTCGCCAAGCAGCCGGAGCACAACTGGCAGCTGCTGCGCGCCCTCGACGTCATCGCGCAGCTCGGGCACCCGCTGCTCGTCGGCGGATCGCGCAAGCGGTTCCTCGGCGCGCTGCTGCCCGAAGGCGCGCCCGTCGAGGATCGCGACCTGCCGACCGCCGTGCTGAGCGCCCTGTGCGCCGAGGCCGGCGTCGCCGCCGTGCGCGTGCACGACGCCCGCGCCACCGATCGGGCCCTCGCCGTGTGGGCCGCCTGGAGAGGAGCAGCATGA
- the folE gene encoding GTP cyclohydrolase I FolE has product MTPIDTSRIEAAVAEILAAIGEDPARPGLATTPQRIAESYRHFFGGVGVDPVPELMDGAEMATTPEERGELVLLRDIALRSMCEHHLLPFTGVAHVAYVPEERIIGLGRIPRLVEIVSARPQLQERLGEDVAAALETAVEPAGVLVVIDAKHGCVAARGVRYAESTTVTVAARGVLADPVRQAGVLALIGRSEA; this is encoded by the coding sequence ATGACCCCGATCGACACCTCCCGCATCGAGGCGGCGGTCGCCGAGATCCTCGCCGCGATCGGCGAGGATCCGGCGCGGCCGGGGCTCGCCACGACCCCGCAGCGCATCGCCGAGTCGTACCGCCACTTCTTCGGCGGCGTCGGCGTCGACCCGGTGCCCGAGCTCATGGACGGCGCCGAGATGGCGACCACCCCCGAGGAGCGCGGCGAGCTCGTGCTGCTGCGCGACATCGCCCTGCGCTCGATGTGCGAGCACCACCTGCTGCCCTTCACGGGCGTCGCGCACGTCGCCTACGTTCCGGAGGAGCGCATCATCGGCCTCGGCCGCATCCCGCGCCTCGTCGAGATCGTCTCCGCCCGCCCGCAGCTGCAGGAGCGCCTCGGCGAGGACGTCGCCGCCGCGCTCGAGACCGCCGTCGAACCGGCGGGCGTGCTCGTCGTCATCGACGCCAAGCACGGCTGCGTCGCCGCCCGCGGCGTGCGCTACGCCGAGAGCACCACCGTCACCGTCGCCGCCCGCGGCGTGCTCGCCGACCCGGTGCGCCAGGCGGGCGTGCTCGCCCTGATCGGCCGGAGCGAGGCATGA